The window GAAAATATCCCATACCTCTCTTGCCCATTTTATTAATGATTTTTGAGTTGAATAGGGCAGCTCTAATCGATTTGCGGAGGATAGGTTCGAATCCCTGGAGGTGACCCCTTTGTGTATTGAGGTCATTTATGTTGCCACTATTTGAAATTCCGGCTAAAAATAACCATATTGTTATAATTTCTACCGAAACTTTGAGGGCAGTTGCAGCAAAAGTTACATGACACTTATAATTTGTCCCAAAATTACCAAGGGAATCCGAGCACAATTCGAATCCCTCGACATGACCCCTTTGTGGAACTACTCCATTTTGTACCATAGTTACCATATGCCGTTGATTTTCCACCTTCTAGCAAAATTACCAATATTGTCACAGTTTCACACCATTTTTGTTCAAGTCATAGTAACCTTTTCATAGTTCAACTCTCATACATGCATGCTACTTTTTTCTCCACACACACCATATAATAATGAATGTGTTCCAGGCGTTTGGTCGGGGGGTAATTAGAGCTCAGAATGGGAATTGAAGGGGTATGAGACTTGAGAGTCCAACTCCCACCATTTTATTAACAGGTGAGAGGCTGGGTCTTGGAAGGGATTTTCTTTAGCGATTGAATCTTAACCCTTCATCATGACTTGCATTCATTTACCTTGTCTAGTGCCCCGTCAACTCCCACTAACCAAACAATATATATTATCATCAATTTTTCACAAATAGTTCCTATCATGCACCAAACTGAGTATTGGGAATAAAATGACTCCTCCCATGTGTAATCTCAATACTACTCCCTACTCTAAACTCCcattcctcttcccaaatattgccaACCTAGTCGACAATGCTACAGGTTTTTTCTATCTTCTTTTAATAAAAGGGGTTCTCCCATTTCTTTAATAGAAACCATTTAGAGTTTTTCACAAATAGAGCAACCAAAATAAACCTATTGATAAACTAGACTACCGCACCATCCACCACAATAGTCTGCAACAAGAGAATGGGATACATCCCATCTCTCACCCATTCATCATCCAACTTACCAAGAACACATGCATCATCAGAAACTACATAAACTGACTCCATGTTACCACAAGTTCTAAAAAAAATTAAAGGAGGGGAAGACTAGGATATGAACAACATCTACAAGGGAGATAAGAGGTGTAGACTAAAAGCACAAACTGCTCAGCAAAGAAGTGCAGATCTTCAAGTAGCTTTGTAGGATGGCGGTAGTTGCAGGACCCCTAGTTAAACTTCATTTCTTCCATCAACCACTTATAATCTAAAGCACTCTAGAACATCATCCTTTAGTAGCATTAAAGGCCTCATTTTTTACTCGCTCGAACAACCTTATACCTCACATCAACTCCTTTTGCCTTTCCTGGATTATCTGTAATATTGATGAAGAGATGATTAAAGCGCAACATCTATGAAGAATCAAAAAAGGATCCAGTACCCTCCTTCCTCCAAATAAAATTTCATTTCTATAATTGCATATATACCAAAGTATAGTAGAAATCCATAGAGAAAGCAACTTTTATTTTCTTTACCATATTGAGCAAGCCTGGAATTAAATAGAGTATTCATATTAGTAGGAGTATTTTTCATTCTATGTGGAGTTTTATGCGCAATCCATTTGTGTAGTTATTTAAACATTTTTATGTAGTTATAGACCGCAAGATGCAAGATATTAATGAAGTACACACTGCATTTCTGTGACCTTAGTAGTGCTCTAGGTCCTTGGTTCGACCCCTGGTGGAAGCGACGTATAAAAATTTCTGGTATTAAGGGTTGGCATGCGTTTTCCTCTCAGCTTGTCTTCTTTCTCTTATCTTCCTCCAACGCTGACCTAGGCGCTTGGTATGGTGCACCTCACCCTTTCGCCCTCCCCAAACCGTTCTCTGGTCCCCTGCCATCTAGGTCTCCCTCTAACCCATTGACTTCTCTAGATCCAATTAGCATCTGATTCCACACCATGTGCGAACCAGTCAAGATGAGAATCCCCTCCACCACTAACATTGTATCCACCCAGGCTTCAGCTTGGTCTTATCAGCAACACAGCGCCTTGCTGCCACTCACCATAGTTTCCCCTTCTCCGCCTTGGATCTATCTCTCCTTCTTCTCTCCTTAAATTGAATGACCCAAATTTTGTTACAAAGTAACTTACATATAGTAAACATATTTTTCATATAGTTGATTTATTAACTATACTTAAAGTACACAACAAACCTAATCGTTAACATATCAATGTAGCAACATCGTGGATATCACAGAATAGCATGAATTTTATTACTCCAACAAGATGTTGTATGCAAAATTTGTGCTCGCATATATCATCATCAAACACCAGCTATCGGTGAGTTTAGTTCTCCATGATGCAATTTGCTAGGTTTCGAATATGCAATATTTTCAGGAAATGAAATCCTTATATATGCTCAATTTTTCATGATTTGGTGCATGTTATAGGTTGTGGATACATTTCTATTGGTTGGTCCACCTCTTACTAGGATGATACATCGATGTTAGCATATATTAGTTTTATTTTTTATGTGCATGTACTTAGAATGTACCAACACATTTTGCATATTATTTACAATTTCCTTGTCCCCTATGCAGTTTATTATTGAGTTAGTTCTAGCAATGTCTTGCTGGCAGTCTGCACCTGCTGATATTATTTGTGATATTGGGGAGAGTCTTTTGGATAGTAATGGCCACGACAGCTATGTCGCTATGAGATATGTATGTTCTCTTTGGAGGTCAGCCATCTCATCTTATCAAAGGCTTTTTGTTCGAGCACATCGATGGATTGTTcttgaggagatcaatgaattcaGTGATTGCACTGTACATCGGGTATTGGTTAATCTTTCAACTGGACGGATGGTCAAGCGTCGCATTCCTCTTTTGAATGACCATGTTTATGTTGGATCTTCGGATGGACTACTGATTCTCGTAGAAAAAAATGAACCTTACTTTGTCAAACTATGGGAGCCATTCACGGGCTATCTTGTGCAATTTGCAGCCGGCATCATCCATCAGCAGCCTTCTCATTTTGCCGTCGAGACTCACGGTGTCCCTAGATTGTTTCATGCCCCTGGAGGTTTACGCAACCCTCAAGTCATGTGTTATGATGTTAGTAATGGAAATATGGAGGTTCGATTTGGTGATATGCCAGTTGAGCGTGTAGCAAGTATGACTGCATATAAGAGTGATGTGTTTGTACTTTTCCATAATCGTCAGTTGTTTAAGATAACCGGGGCTGGTCATGAGATGCATGGAGAATTCATTCTGATCCACGAGGCTCCAACACTTGCACCTAGTGCAATGACACACTATTTGGTAGTATCTGGAGGAGGCAACCTTCTTATTGTGGTCATTGGCATTGCAGAGATCCTGATTTTTTGTGTTGATGTTGACTTGAGGACCGCTGTCCGTATCTATAATATTGGTAGCCAGGCACTTTTCCTTAGTAACACAAGGTGTATCGCTGTTAATGCCGAAAATTTCCCAACTGTCAAAGAAAACTGTGTATATCAAGCATGCATCTCTGGATATAGTGGGCCATGTGGAATTTATGAGTTCAGTTTGACGAGGCCTCGGAAGCGTAAGATTTATCATCAATCATTTGCCGATGAAGTAACCTACGCTCTTGGGGGAAGGCCCTTAAGCATGTGGCAGGTCCTTATACACTACTGTTTATTCAGAAACAAGTGTAGGAGGCCACTATCCTAGGTGTAAGGATTAAGTTGGGTAATAAATCAAGGTTGTGGCAGTACTGGGCAACTTTATTTTTACTTATCTATGAGGAGTGAAGTGAACATGTATTGTTGTCATTATACTGAATGTTGCTACTTAGTTATTTGTTTTAGTTATTGACCATTTCTAAGTTTAATTTATATGCATGCTTTTGATGTTCGTAGTAACTCATACTTTTGGTACATAGATGGACCATTTAGTGATGACTGTATGTCTACACTTCACAAGATAAGTTGACAATACATACCTCATAACAACCATTCTAGACCTTACTATAAACTATATGTGAATGAAATAAATTGCAAGGCATCATTTCAAATGTTACAAGATTGTTTCTGATATATATTTATACTTAAATTACCAAATATATGGTTTCTATTTGGCAAAGGCAGTGGGAAAACTGTTTTTCGTACTCTTTTCAGAGGAACAGACAGTAACATAACCAAGAAAAATAAGAGATAGTGTTTTCGCGAAAAATTTGTACTATGAAGTTCTAATATTAGTGATGTAACGTGTACAATTCTCATTTATTCTGAAATGAAAGTGAATTGTCATTTTAATATGTGAAAATTTCACATTTCAACCCCGAACTAACCACATGGTTTAATTTACAACCCTGAACCCTGAAACCGGTCGAAACACATCCCAAACAAACCTCAAGATTCAAAACTCAACCCTAGTCTTGGTTTTGGACTGGTTAACCGTTTTTATCACAGTCAATGTTGACTGGGTAGATCCACATTAGCAATTAATCTCAACAAAGCATAGCTAAAAACTATGCCAAAAGGTGAAATTTATTATCTTTATGCCAATACAAATCAAATGAAACTCATACCACGACCCTCGTATTGTACATCTACTAACTCACTAAGCTCCCTGGGGTAAAACCACGACCCACGCTATCAATTTGGCTTCTCACGTCAATTTTGACCTGGTCGTCCGGCCGTGTGAGTTGGTCTGTACCGTGGGCCGTTTTTGTCAACGGTGTAGAGCCATGGGCCCTGGCTGTCAGTCAATGATTCATCTTGTTGGCGTTCGAAGGGGATTAGGGATCGGTGGCTCATTGCGAGACGTCAACGTAGCACAGCATGGCGGCGGATCGGACAGGCGGACGGCGTTCGACGGTAGCCGCACACTAGTACGGGCGTGTAGCACAGGTGCGCGGTGCTGCCCCAGCCGCAACCCACATCCCTGCACCATCCCGATGTCCCTTCACCTGCAGGGCGTCGCAAGCGGAGCAGCGTGGACCCGACAGAGTTAGATGTCGCAGTTCGTCTTGCTAGAAGATGCACAAGTAGGGGAAAGACAGGGCCACAGAGGCAAGAAAAGCGAACCTTATAATTTTCTTGTTGATTCCTATGCTTGTTTGTTTGAGCTTGCCAAAACATGCTggtgaattagtaaaaataaaggACAAAGAAGAAGGCTCAATCATGTTTACTATCTACCCCCTCCGTCCcagaatataagaacatttttcaaGCAATGTTAGCTTAAAAATGattttatattgtgggacggagggagtacttcaaggatcatatGCATGTGAACTGATTTGTTAACACATCACATCTAGCAAGTAGTAGTTGTTACGTGCAAATGCATCTGCAGCTAAAAGGAGCACGAATGAGAAATCACAACATAGGAAAGTAGGGAGGTCAGTGTAGGGTTGAGGAGACTTCAGATGTCGAGCTTTCAACATAGTATGATTCAGTTAACAGGGGAAAGGAATGTCAAGTGTTGGCCGCCACTGGATCAATGCAAATCTATGCCGGAAAATGCCTGTCTCCTGGGTAGCTGAAGAGTGGTGTGCAACTGAGAAGAAACGGTTAAGGGGGAATTGATAGGGAGGAGATGTTCAGTTTTCAATTTTTCATACCATGGTGGACCTAGCAGACGGGGAAGAGAGCATTGCTGATGCATCGTGGAAGGGCGCAATGAAGGCAGTGAGTGCGGAGTGCGAGGAGGACATGTGCCTTTGATCCAGAGTTGCTCCATGACGAAGGTCATAACGGCCTTGGTGGCACACGCCACCATGAAAACCACCAGCCTTGACACGATCGTTGTGTTCACTGCGAGCACCTTGGTCACTGTCGCCGCCGTCGTGCTCATCAGTAACGTATTTACCCCGCCTTGATTAAGAGTGTGCATGCATAATTATACCTATTATTGCCTTTTTCCTTCAAAAAACCTGTCATGTTGGCCTCATGGTTCGTGTTGATAATAGAAGCTTTCCAAACTATAACTGCTAGCAGCATCATTGTTTTTTCCCACTTTGTTTGTGTTACGGCGTAGAGGCccaccgggcaatcttagcccacaagttatcttaggttaattcttataaaagttatcttaggttaattcttatgcaagttatctaggttataaatactagaaaaaatgcccgtgcgttgcaacgggagaaatcaTCCATGCACCCCACTTGTGAAAGAAAACAA is drawn from Triticum dicoccoides isolate Atlit2015 ecotype Zavitan chromosome 6B, WEW_v2.0, whole genome shotgun sequence and contains these coding sequences:
- the LOC119320336 gene encoding uncharacterized protein LOC119320336, encoding MSCWQSAPADIICDIGESLLDSNGHDSYVAMRYVCSLWRSAISSYQRLFVRAHRWIVLEEINEFSDCTVHRVLVNLSTGRMVKRRIPLLNDHVYVGSSDGLLILVEKNEPYFVKLWEPFTGYLVQFAAGIIHQQPSHFAVETHGVPRLFHAPGGLRNPQVMCYDVSNGNMEVRFGDMPVERVASMTAYKSDVFVLFHNRQLFKITGAGHEMHGEFILIHEAPTLAPSAMTHYLVVSGGGNLLIVVIGIAEILIFCVDVDLRTAVRIYNIGSQALFLSNTRCIAVNAENFPTVKENCVYQACISGYSGPCGIYEFSLTRPRKRKIYHQSFADEVTYALGGRPLSMWQVLIHYCLFRNKCRRPLS